The Rhodopirellula halodulae genome includes the window GCAATCCGCGCACGGGTGAGAATCCACCGTGGTTTCGCGAAGGCAAGTTGCCCGATCGTGAACTCAGGGTGGATCGTAGCCGCCGGGGTTCCATGGATGGCACCGGCCGATTCGTCTAATGGCTCGCCAAGTCCCACGAAATGGGCCGTGTTTTTGAATTGCCTCAATGGCGTAAGCACTGCAGGTGGGGGTGAAGCGACAGCTAGGCCCCATCATCGGACTGATCACAACTTGATACCATCGGATCGCCAGAACGAAACACGACACCACGAACCGCGAAAAAATGTTTCGTGGCGGGAGTTTGTCGTCGGAATGAGATTCCGGTGATTCGGATGATTCTGGCGTTGGCTGCAAACGATTGGACTCTCTAGCACAGGCTGTTCGGATGACAAACTCAATGGATCGGGATCAGGACGAACGGCCGCGTCGTGATCCTGTGGTGACGGCGACCCCGGATCAACGGTTGATCGACCCTTCCGTCTTCATTGCCCCCAACGCCACCGTGTTGGGTGAGGTTCATGTGGCGGAAGGAGTCAGCATTTGGTTCGGTGCCGTGATGCGAGGCGACACGGAGAAGATCGTCATCGGTCGTCACAGTAACATCCAAGACCAATGTGTGCTGCACTGCGACCCAGGAATGCCGTGCGTGATCGGGGAACGTGTGACCGTCGGCCACTCGGCTGTCGTTCATGGAGCGACCGTGGAGGATGATGCGCTGATCGGCATTGGGGCGATCGTGCTCAACGGAGCCACCATAGGCAAAGGGGCTATTGTGGCGGCCGGAGCCCTGGTCACCGAAGGCACCGTCATTCCCGATGGTATGTTGGCAATTGGTACACCCGCGAAAGCGGTGAAAGAAGTTTCCGACGCATTGCGTGAACGTACTCGCGAAGGCAACCAGCATTACGTCGAGTTGGGCCAACGGTATCGCGAGAGTTTTGCCGCTACAAACGATACTATCGGAAAGGCTGAATGAGCCAAGTGCCTCGCGGGGGCAGAATTCAGAATGCCGCTGAATTCTGCCTGAATGGCACCAGGGACATCCTACGTTTGGGGGAACATTCCTTGTGTCCTCCAATTTTGACCCGTGTTCCAAATGTCTGCAGCTCCGATTCCGTGGAAACACATTCGTAATGTCCTCGTTCTATTCGCACCTGTTTGGTGTGGAGCAGCCGTGGTGTTTGGCATCTTGGGCTTGGGGGTCGCTTTGTTTTCCAGCGACCGCTGGGCTGCACGCCAACCCTTGGTGCTTCGTGACGAAGCAACCGGTGCGGTGGATCGCTTGGGACGTTTCTCCAGCCAAACCGATTTGAAGGCCGCTCAAGAAACGCTGCTGGAAATGGCTCGCAATCCAGAAGTGGTAGCGGCCGCTCTTCGCGATGTCGGACCCGTCGGTGGTGGAACGGACGAAAACTATCCATCCACCACCTTGGTCGATACCGTCGCGAATAAACGTGTAAACGTGGTGGCTCCTCAAGGGAGCGAATTCGGCAACAGCGAATTGGTTTATTTGAAGGTCGAAGCGGAATCCCCTGAGCGTGCCTCCGACTTTTGTCGTGCCTTGCTGGGCAATCTCACCAGCCACCTGCGAACGGTTCGACGCATTCGAGCGGACAGCGTCATTGTTGAGTTGACCAATGCTCGCGATTTGACACGTCAGAAATTGGATTCCGTATTGGCCAAGATGAATGAGATCGAAGTTCGCTTCGGTTCTGACCTCAGTGAGCTGCGGAACCTCAACGATGCCATTTCGGGCGACGGTGCGAACCGCCGGACCATGGAAGACAATGCCAAAGAATTGCAACTGGCCGAATTGGAGCTGGAACGTCTGAACGCTTTGCAGCAACTGCTGATCGCCGGTTCGCAAGACCCTAGACAGTTGTTGGTCAGTGGAGATGAATTGCTGTCCAGCCAACCTTCGTTGCAGCGGTTGAAGGACGGGTTGATCGATGCCCAAATCGAATCGAGTCGATTGGCCAGCGTTTACACCGAGCAACATCCCCGACGTCGTTCCGCAATCACCACCGAACGCGAAATCACTGCTCGGATGTTGGAAGAAGCCAAAGCGGCCGTTCGTGCTATGAAGCCAACCTTGAAGTTGGCCGAGGATCGTGTTCAACGATTGAAGAACAAACAAGATCAACTGCAGGAGAAACTGAGTCGATTGGCCGGTGTTCGCACGAGCTATTCAAAACTGGACAATGAAGTCGAAGCTTTGACGCAACAGTTGGCCGAAGCCGAAGCCGCGCTGGGT containing:
- the yidD gene encoding membrane protein insertion efficiency factor YidD; its protein translation is MMGPSCRFTPTCSAYAIEAIQKHGPFRGTWRAIRRIGRCHPWNPGGYDPP
- a CDS encoding gamma carbonic anhydrase family protein, translated to MTNSMDRDQDERPRRDPVVTATPDQRLIDPSVFIAPNATVLGEVHVAEGVSIWFGAVMRGDTEKIVIGRHSNIQDQCVLHCDPGMPCVIGERVTVGHSAVVHGATVEDDALIGIGAIVLNGATIGKGAIVAAGALVTEGTVIPDGMLAIGTPAKAVKEVSDALRERTREGNQHYVELGQRYRESFAATNDTIGKAE